A genomic segment from Propionibacteriaceae bacterium ZF39 encodes:
- a CDS encoding DUF4192 domain-containing protein has translation MTDRQTRQPSRRERAVLRLQSPDDILSAVPFLLRFHPENSFVFLALKGKSLVLTARVDIGKDPIDVESLADHFARVCVQHEGDGLILVAYSDLVARISGVVDDLVEALEPIQVHEALVTDGRSWWSRLDEEGQPGVGIPVDSGSSEVAARAVFAGLPALPNRAALADSVAGPGGADAAELAGVFETVLMELADLSDEERRERICLLVESFCVHRQALTPSECAELAVLSYEIALRDLAAQRIRLEDAELHVELWHQVVANTVAPFESAPLCLLGLAAWVSGNGALMVVCMERAEEVNPDYSLLGVLERINACALPPHAWEGMYAA, from the coding sequence ATGACTGACCGACAGACCCGACAGCCGAGCCGACGCGAACGCGCAGTGCTACGCCTCCAGAGCCCCGACGACATCCTCAGCGCCGTGCCGTTCCTGCTGCGCTTCCATCCCGAGAACAGCTTCGTCTTCCTGGCCCTCAAGGGAAAATCTCTGGTGCTGACCGCACGCGTCGATATCGGCAAGGACCCGATCGACGTCGAGTCGCTGGCCGACCATTTCGCCCGCGTGTGCGTCCAGCACGAGGGGGACGGTCTCATCCTCGTCGCCTACAGCGATCTCGTGGCGCGGATCAGTGGGGTGGTCGATGACCTCGTCGAGGCGCTGGAGCCCATCCAGGTGCATGAAGCGCTGGTGACCGATGGCCGGTCCTGGTGGTCCCGACTCGATGAGGAGGGGCAGCCGGGCGTGGGCATTCCCGTCGATTCCGGGTCGAGTGAGGTGGCGGCGCGAGCGGTGTTCGCCGGGTTGCCCGCCTTGCCCAACCGGGCCGCCCTGGCCGATTCGGTGGCGGGGCCCGGCGGTGCCGATGCCGCCGAGCTGGCCGGCGTCTTCGAAACCGTGCTGATGGAGCTCGCCGATCTGTCCGATGAGGAACGCCGCGAGAGGATATGCCTGCTGGTCGAGAGCTTCTGCGTGCATCGACAGGCCCTCACGCCATCCGAATGCGCCGAGCTGGCGGTGCTGTCCTATGAGATCGCGCTGCGCGATCTCGCGGCTCAGCGCATCCGACTCGAGGATGCCGAACTGCATGTGGAGCTCTGGCATCAGGTGGTCGCGAACACGGTCGCCCCCTTCGAGTCTGCGCCGCTGTGTCTCCTGGGCCTGGCGGCCTGGGTGAGCGGCAACGGTGCGCTGATGGTGGTGTGCATGGAGCGTGCCGAAGAGGTCAATCCCGACTATTCCCTGTTGGGGGTCCTGGAACGCATCAACGCGTGCGCCCTGCCGCCCCATGCCTGGGAGGGGATGTATGCGGCGTGA
- a CDS encoding glycosyltransferase, whose product MKILIGHDTYPPDVNGAARFTERLAIGMLGRGHEVHVIAPSTTGRAFTEEQDGIIVHRMPSHRYPLVDQFQICMPWEVAGRINRILDEVKPDVVHIQGHFLITRLLSKRARDRGIPLVATNHFMPENLVELVKIPQRVRDAVSRLAWRDAAKVLGRAQIVTAPTPRAVELLASSAGLPGGIAISCGIDAPQYARAASRAAAREIPNVLFVGRLDQEKRVDELIRAFAKLPSDVPARLEIVGDGSQREDWKALVEKVGIADRTVFHGFISEADLLDAYGRCDVFVMPGVAELQSLVTLESMAAGKPVIAANAMALPHLVHPEENGYLFEPGDVDELAGHLETLLRDPALRAEMGQRSKAIAGRHALGATLDRFESLYGGVIEGGVIPIRRAAA is encoded by the coding sequence GTGAAAATCCTCATCGGACACGACACCTACCCGCCCGATGTGAACGGAGCTGCCCGCTTCACCGAACGGCTCGCGATCGGCATGCTGGGTCGCGGACACGAAGTTCACGTGATCGCCCCGTCGACCACGGGCCGCGCCTTCACCGAGGAGCAGGACGGCATCATCGTCCACCGCATGCCCTCCCACCGCTATCCGCTGGTGGACCAGTTCCAGATCTGCATGCCCTGGGAGGTGGCCGGCCGGATCAATCGCATCCTCGATGAGGTGAAGCCGGACGTGGTCCACATCCAGGGGCATTTCCTCATCACGCGCCTGCTGTCCAAGCGTGCGCGCGACCGTGGCATCCCGCTTGTGGCGACCAACCACTTCATGCCGGAGAACCTCGTCGAACTGGTGAAGATCCCCCAGCGCGTACGCGATGCCGTGTCGCGACTCGCCTGGCGGGATGCCGCCAAGGTGCTCGGTCGGGCCCAGATCGTCACGGCTCCGACGCCGCGCGCGGTCGAGCTCCTGGCGTCCTCGGCGGGCCTGCCCGGCGGCATTGCGATCTCGTGCGGGATCGATGCGCCCCAGTACGCCCGGGCCGCGAGCCGGGCAGCCGCCCGCGAGATCCCGAACGTGCTGTTCGTCGGTCGGCTCGACCAGGAGAAGCGGGTCGACGAGCTGATCCGGGCGTTCGCAAAGCTTCCCTCGGATGTCCCGGCGCGCCTCGAGATCGTCGGTGACGGGTCACAGCGTGAGGACTGGAAGGCGCTCGTCGAGAAGGTCGGTATCGCCGACCGCACCGTCTTCCACGGCTTCATCTCCGAGGCTGATCTGCTCGACGCCTATGGGCGCTGCGATGTCTTCGTGATGCCGGGGGTGGCCGAGCTGCAGTCGCTCGTCACCCTGGAGTCGATGGCCGCAGGCAAGCCGGTGATCGCCGCGAATGCCATGGCGCTGCCGCACCTCGTGCACCCGGAGGAGAACGGGTATCTGTTCGAGCCGGGCGATGTCGACGAGCTGGCGGGCCACCTCGAGACCCTGCTCCGCGATCCGGCCCTGCGCGCCGAGATGGGCCAGCGCAGCAAGGCGATCGCCGGCCGGCATGCCCTGGGGGCGACGCTGGACCGGTTCGAATCGCTCTATGGCGGAGTCATCGAAGGCGGTGTGATCCCGATCAGGCGGGCTGCTGCCTGA
- a CDS encoding 3-methyladenine DNA glycosylase, whose translation MTEVLTRADWQAREQAHHERVDGLLAEHRRRSARAIKHPVEDFLFEYYTFRPYQLRRWHPGHGVVLADADAWLGERFHVAVADGVTLDTAAILETRGRTVTQTYALLSAIDARRPQFGCFGMHEWAMVDGLSVEQTRHPQLGLRVAPEHVSATLREVGVRCTHIDAYRFFTPPAKPLNHVTPTRENQIELDQPGCLHVGMDLYRAAFKLAPMIGTELIVDCFELARRIRVLDMQASPYDVSGLGLPAIEVDTAPGRQAYASAQRELAEAAEPLRKRLLERVGVIAALGAAPSRPT comes from the coding sequence GTGACGGAGGTGTTGACGCGCGCGGACTGGCAGGCCAGGGAGCAGGCCCACCACGAACGTGTGGACGGGCTGCTGGCCGAGCATCGCCGGCGCAGTGCGCGCGCAATCAAGCACCCGGTCGAGGACTTCCTGTTCGAGTACTACACCTTCCGCCCCTATCAACTCCGTCGATGGCACCCGGGCCACGGGGTTGTGCTCGCGGACGCCGACGCGTGGCTGGGGGAGCGCTTCCATGTGGCGGTGGCAGACGGCGTGACGCTCGATACGGCGGCGATCCTGGAGACGCGCGGTCGGACGGTCACGCAGACGTACGCCCTGCTGTCCGCGATCGACGCACGCCGTCCCCAGTTCGGCTGCTTCGGAATGCACGAGTGGGCGATGGTCGACGGGCTCAGCGTTGAGCAGACGAGGCATCCGCAACTCGGGCTGCGGGTCGCACCGGAGCACGTGAGCGCGACCCTGCGCGAGGTCGGGGTGCGGTGCACGCACATCGACGCTTATCGCTTCTTCACCCCGCCCGCGAAACCGCTCAACCACGTCACGCCCACCCGGGAGAACCAGATCGAGCTCGACCAGCCGGGCTGCCTCCACGTGGGAATGGATCTCTATCGGGCGGCCTTCAAGCTCGCCCCGATGATCGGCACCGAACTGATTGTCGACTGCTTCGAACTCGCGCGCCGCATCCGCGTGCTCGACATGCAGGCCAGCCCGTATGACGTGTCGGGGCTGGGACTCCCGGCGATCGAGGTCGACACGGCCCCCGGCCGACAGGCGTACGCCTCAGCGCAGCGTGAACTGGCCGAGGCGGCCGAGCCTCTGCGGAAGCGACTGCTCGAGCGGGTCGGAGTTATCGCAGCTCTGGGGGCCGCCCCTTCGCGCCCCACCTGA
- a CDS encoding ROK family protein, translating into MNSPVAAVHRLDRAGPVVGVDLGGTKIAAAVVNEDGVPGPVVTVPTRAAEGPDAVLDAVAEAVGQATAQVRVHGTGTGLAGIGVGTAGAIDSGTGVVVSSTDTFPGWVGTNIADGLRDRLGPIGASVLNDVDAHVLGESWRGAAIGVGSLLMVAAGTGIGGALMVDGRLVVGRHHLAGEIGHMPAVGADGLRCPCGRLGHLEALAAGPAILRRYHALGGDPEVGDTRAVVARAAAGDGTATRSVTEAAAGLGRTVAGLVTTLDPDLVVVGGGLAQAGPLWWDAFESTLRAELVEALADVGVVPAALGPVAAIIGAARPLFELI; encoded by the coding sequence ATGAACAGTCCGGTCGCCGCGGTGCACCGGCTGGACCGGGCGGGGCCTGTGGTGGGCGTCGACCTCGGCGGCACCAAGATCGCCGCCGCTGTCGTGAACGAGGACGGCGTTCCCGGTCCCGTGGTCACCGTTCCGACGCGGGCGGCCGAGGGGCCGGACGCCGTGCTGGATGCCGTGGCCGAGGCCGTTGGCCAAGCCACGGCGCAGGTCCGGGTGCACGGGACCGGCACCGGACTCGCCGGGATCGGGGTGGGCACAGCCGGGGCCATCGACTCCGGCACCGGGGTCGTGGTGTCATCCACCGATACCTTCCCCGGATGGGTCGGCACCAACATCGCGGACGGCCTGCGGGATCGGCTCGGGCCGATCGGAGCCAGTGTCCTCAACGATGTCGACGCCCATGTGCTCGGTGAGAGTTGGCGGGGTGCGGCCATCGGCGTCGGGTCGCTGCTGATGGTGGCCGCGGGCACCGGCATCGGCGGCGCCCTGATGGTCGATGGACGCCTGGTCGTCGGTCGCCACCACCTCGCCGGGGAGATCGGGCACATGCCGGCCGTCGGGGCCGACGGTCTGCGCTGCCCCTGTGGGCGGCTCGGGCACCTCGAGGCCCTGGCTGCCGGGCCCGCGATCCTGCGCCGCTATCACGCGCTCGGCGGAGATCCTGAGGTCGGCGACACGCGCGCCGTCGTGGCGCGGGCGGCGGCAGGCGATGGGACCGCCACCCGCAGCGTGACCGAAGCGGCGGCGGGACTGGGGCGTACCGTCGCGGGGCTGGTGACCACTCTCGATCCCGACCTGGTGGTGGTCGGCGGCGGGCTGGCGCAGGCCGGCCCGCTCTGGTGGGACGCCTTCGAATCCACCCTCCGCGCCGAGCTCGTCGAGGCCCTCGCAGACGTCGGCGTCGTCCCGGCCGCGCTCGGTCCCGTCGCGGCGATCATCGGCGCGGCCCGCCCCCTGTTCGAACTGATCTGA
- a CDS encoding DUF1707 domain-containing protein: MTQPDQPGKSPAAKLPPEPTEDLRVGDDERDDAAEQLRRHFAAGRLDPPEFSERLDRAITARYRSDLEPLLVDLPRLPPPAPPAAPTPEIPRRPLRWTRRVDTTIGIAVAGASFVLLLMMFGSLVFSPYVTFFSLIGGSLAVFVGGGAVWLSDREQLRWGAKGRPPELR, from the coding sequence ATGACTCAACCGGACCAGCCCGGGAAAAGCCCCGCCGCGAAGCTCCCTCCCGAGCCCACCGAGGACCTTCGAGTGGGCGATGACGAACGGGATGACGCCGCCGAACAGCTGCGCCGACACTTCGCGGCCGGACGACTGGATCCCCCGGAATTCTCCGAGCGCCTGGACCGAGCGATCACGGCCCGCTACCGATCCGACCTGGAACCGCTGCTCGTCGACCTGCCCAGGCTGCCACCCCCAGCACCGCCGGCCGCCCCGACACCCGAAATCCCCCGCCGGCCACTGCGGTGGACCCGCAGGGTGGACACGACGATCGGGATCGCCGTGGCCGGAGCCTCGTTCGTGTTGCTGCTCATGATGTTCGGTTCTCTGGTGTTCAGCCCGTACGTGACGTTCTTCTCACTCATCGGCGGCTCGCTCGCCGTCTTTGTCGGCGGCGGCGCGGTCTGGTTGTCCGACCGTGAACAGCTCAGGTGGGGCGCGAAGGGGCGGCCCCCAGAGCTGCGATAA
- a CDS encoding N-acetylmannosamine-6-phosphate 2-epimerase encodes MHPMLERLRGGLIVSCQAYPGEPMLDPRTMTQVAQAAVAGGAVGIRAKGLDDLRTMRTVLDVPIIGLVKVGDEGVYITPTLADALAVARTGAEIVALDGTRRPRPDGRTLADTVAGIRAAAPDVLVMADCGSVADAEAAQEAGCDVLGTTLAGYSGERPKTQGPDWDLIDAVVAIADRPVFVEGRVHRPEQAAEAMRRGAWAVVVGTAITHPTTLTRWFDDAVRGHHG; translated from the coding sequence ATGCATCCGATGCTGGAGCGGCTGCGAGGCGGCCTGATCGTGTCGTGCCAGGCCTATCCCGGCGAGCCGATGCTGGACCCGCGCACCATGACGCAGGTGGCGCAGGCCGCCGTGGCGGGCGGTGCGGTCGGGATCAGGGCCAAGGGCCTGGATGATCTGCGGACCATGCGAACGGTGCTCGATGTGCCGATCATCGGCCTGGTCAAGGTGGGTGACGAGGGCGTCTATATCACTCCGACGCTCGCCGATGCGCTGGCTGTCGCCCGCACGGGGGCCGAGATTGTCGCCCTCGACGGCACCCGGCGACCGCGGCCCGACGGGAGGACGCTGGCCGACACAGTGGCGGGGATCCGGGCAGCAGCCCCCGACGTGCTGGTCATGGCCGATTGCGGATCGGTCGCCGACGCGGAGGCAGCCCAGGAGGCGGGTTGCGATGTGCTGGGCACGACCCTGGCCGGCTATTCGGGTGAGCGACCGAAAACCCAGGGCCCCGATTGGGACCTCATCGACGCGGTGGTCGCCATCGCCGACAGGCCCGTCTTCGTTGAGGGCCGGGTCCATCGCCCCGAGCAGGCCGCCGAGGCCATGCGCCGTGGCGCCTGGGCCGTGGTGGTCGGCACCGCCATCACCCACCCGACCACCCTCACGCGCTGGTTCGACGACGCCGTGCGGGGTCACCATGGATGA
- a CDS encoding carbohydrate kinase — translation MQFVVCGEALIDLVPDEGGDTFRTPWSALSAGGPVNTAIGLARLGERVQFAGRLSTDRFGRQLRAHLAAGGVGLEQSVDSDDPTPLAVVSVGADGSATYAFHFDRTAAFGWRAAELPAVDQGDWLHVASLATVVDPGAGALLPWVDAHTGPLSFDINVRPTVIADPEDYWRRVQPWLEVLGRHGGVVRGSDEDIDFLAGASGETGTPESVLRAWRDRFGFGVAVVTTGASGAWGCDAQGEGRVPGRPVEVVDTVGAGDTFTAALLAEYARSGDLHAALDEGVAAGAYACGRRGPQPPTRAELEAFLER, via the coding sequence ATGCAGTTCGTGGTGTGTGGCGAGGCGCTCATCGACCTGGTGCCGGACGAGGGTGGCGACACGTTCCGGACGCCGTGGTCCGCGCTGTCGGCGGGGGGACCTGTCAATACGGCGATCGGGCTGGCGCGGCTGGGGGAACGCGTTCAGTTCGCCGGCCGGTTGTCGACCGATCGCTTCGGTCGCCAGTTGCGCGCGCATCTGGCGGCCGGAGGTGTCGGTCTGGAGCAGTCGGTCGACAGTGACGATCCGACCCCGCTCGCCGTCGTGAGTGTGGGGGCCGATGGGAGCGCGACCTATGCCTTTCACTTCGATCGGACGGCGGCCTTCGGGTGGAGGGCGGCCGAGCTTCCCGCCGTGGATCAGGGGGACTGGCTCCACGTGGCCTCCCTCGCCACCGTGGTCGACCCCGGCGCAGGCGCTCTCCTGCCCTGGGTCGATGCCCACACCGGGCCGCTGTCGTTCGACATCAACGTGAGGCCCACGGTGATCGCGGACCCCGAGGACTACTGGCGACGGGTGCAGCCCTGGCTCGAGGTGCTGGGCCGGCATGGGGGCGTCGTGCGGGGCTCCGATGAGGACATCGACTTCCTGGCCGGGGCCTCGGGGGAGACCGGAACACCGGAGTCGGTCCTGCGCGCCTGGCGCGATCGGTTCGGGTTCGGGGTCGCCGTCGTCACCACGGGTGCGAGTGGTGCCTGGGGCTGCGATGCGCAGGGTGAGGGGCGCGTGCCCGGACGGCCGGTCGAGGTGGTGGACACCGTCGGCGCCGGCGATACGTTCACTGCGGCTCTTCTCGCGGAGTACGCCCGCTCCGGGGACCTGCACGCCGCACTCGACGAGGGCGTGGCCGCTGGGGCGTACGCCTGTGGCAGGCGGGGACCGCAGCCGCCGACGCGGGCCGAACTCGAGGCGTTCCTGGAGCGGTGA
- a CDS encoding sialidase family protein, translating into MDDVVLARTGDPFAGAAFAEPCYRIPALTVTTTGRVLVAYDVRRDWRDLPGEFDIALRHSDDHGRTWSEPRTIRRHTAGHGFGDASLLTDPATGRVLCWHVGSTGRSFFDAEAGPTGEGLELWLSVSDDDAETWSHRDLTGLKPADVTGMFASSGNGTVLASGRLVQPFVLRRGEEHFAAMAVSDDSGETWSLGEWIGPDCDENKVLGLPDGSAVFHARARPRRRVARSVDGAVSFDPPIPDPALVDPACNGGLALLGDHVVCSLLDDPAERRRLTLRTSADAGETWGQPILADAGAAAYSVVAELADGSLALVWEAGDYAEIVFARISAEELGLAGAAPTLVAREGTPGAAKPPEVAG; encoded by the coding sequence ATGGATGACGTCGTCCTGGCCCGCACGGGCGATCCGTTCGCCGGGGCCGCCTTCGCCGAACCGTGCTATCGCATCCCGGCCCTGACGGTGACGACGACGGGCCGCGTGCTCGTCGCCTATGACGTACGGCGGGACTGGCGTGACCTGCCCGGCGAGTTCGACATCGCGCTGCGGCATTCCGACGACCACGGGCGCACCTGGTCGGAGCCCCGGACGATCCGCCGCCACACCGCCGGGCACGGGTTCGGCGATGCCAGCCTGCTCACCGACCCGGCGACCGGACGCGTGCTGTGCTGGCACGTCGGCAGCACCGGCCGGAGCTTCTTCGATGCCGAGGCCGGGCCAACGGGAGAGGGACTCGAGCTGTGGTTGTCCGTTTCCGACGACGACGCCGAGACCTGGTCGCATCGCGACCTCACCGGACTCAAGCCTGCGGACGTGACCGGCATGTTCGCCTCGTCGGGCAATGGCACCGTGCTGGCGAGCGGGCGCCTCGTGCAACCGTTCGTGCTGCGGCGGGGTGAGGAACACTTCGCGGCCATGGCGGTCAGCGACGACAGCGGCGAGACCTGGAGCCTGGGGGAGTGGATCGGCCCGGACTGCGACGAGAACAAGGTGCTCGGTCTGCCCGATGGTTCCGCGGTGTTCCATGCGCGGGCCAGGCCCCGGCGGCGGGTGGCGCGATCGGTCGACGGTGCGGTGTCGTTCGATCCGCCCATCCCCGATCCAGCGCTCGTCGACCCGGCCTGCAATGGGGGCCTGGCTCTGCTGGGAGACCACGTGGTGTGTTCGCTGCTCGACGACCCGGCCGAGCGCCGCCGCCTGACCCTGCGGACGTCGGCCGACGCCGGTGAGACCTGGGGCCAGCCGATCCTCGCCGACGCGGGCGCTGCGGCGTACTCGGTGGTCGCGGAGCTTGCCGACGGCAGCCTGGCTCTGGTGTGGGAGGCCGGCGACTATGCCGAGATCGTGTTCGCGCGGATCAGTGCCGAGGAACTGGGACTCGCGGGTGCGGCTCCGACGCTCGTGGCGCGAGAGGGTACGCCCGGGGCGGCCAAACCGCCGGAGGTCGCCGGCTGA
- a CDS encoding dihydrodipicolinate synthase family protein, with the protein MTILNGIVPPVLTPLDPSGAVDVESLDRLVDHLLAAGVDGLFVLGSSGQVAYLTDTERDLVVERVVARAAGRVPVVAGTPELTARRVVERAQAAERCGADAVVVTAPLYALNDAAEVAEHFRMIARGVSVPVIAYDVPVRVHSKLGVDLLLGLAREGVIAGVKDSSGDDVGFRILVRANEAAGRPLRITTGHEVVVDGMLLLGADGAVPGLANVDPAGYVRLWQAAQASDWVAARAEQDRLARLFDIVFVPRGRSGDAGGIGAFKSALVSLGVLGSATMPAPLAPLSAADASAIEDILAEVGLLGAEAR; encoded by the coding sequence ATGACCATCCTGAACGGGATCGTGCCCCCGGTCCTGACCCCGCTCGATCCGTCCGGTGCCGTGGATGTCGAGAGCCTCGACCGGCTCGTCGACCACCTGCTGGCAGCCGGCGTGGACGGACTGTTCGTCCTGGGTTCCTCCGGCCAGGTCGCCTATCTGACCGATACCGAACGGGACCTGGTGGTGGAGCGAGTCGTGGCGCGGGCGGCCGGGCGGGTGCCCGTCGTTGCGGGTACGCCCGAGTTGACCGCCCGCCGGGTCGTCGAGCGGGCGCAGGCTGCGGAGCGGTGTGGCGCGGATGCCGTCGTGGTGACTGCGCCCCTCTATGCGCTCAACGATGCGGCGGAGGTGGCCGAGCACTTCCGGATGATCGCGCGCGGGGTGTCCGTGCCGGTGATCGCCTATGACGTGCCGGTGCGGGTGCACAGCAAACTCGGTGTGGACCTGCTCCTGGGCCTGGCCCGGGAGGGTGTGATCGCCGGGGTAAAGGACTCGTCTGGCGACGATGTGGGGTTCCGGATCCTGGTCCGGGCCAACGAGGCCGCCGGCCGGCCCCTGCGCATCACGACCGGGCACGAGGTCGTCGTCGACGGGATGCTGCTGCTGGGGGCCGACGGCGCTGTGCCCGGCCTCGCCAATGTGGACCCGGCCGGCTATGTGCGCCTCTGGCAGGCGGCCCAGGCGAGTGACTGGGTGGCCGCCCGCGCCGAGCAGGATCGGCTCGCGCGGCTGTTCGACATCGTGTTCGTGCCGCGCGGCAGGTCCGGCGACGCGGGTGGCATCGGGGCCTTCAAGTCGGCTCTGGTGAGCCTCGGGGTGCTGGGCTCGGCGACGATGCCCGCGCCGCTGGCCCCTCTCAGCGCGGCGGACGCGTCGGCCATCGAGGACATCCTCGCCGAGGTGGGACTGCTCGGCGCCGAGGCTCGATGA
- a CDS encoding ATP-binding cassette domain-containing protein, with the protein MSPATTDTPAQDAPVLELRGVHVIHKTRTGGLFRPGTVHAVNDVDFTISRGETVGIVGESGSGKSTLARVLVGLQKPTRGEVFFRGRPLHYGAATRRELGRAVSVVFQDPATALNPRMVVRDQLLDPLRVHGIGTESERDKRVRRLLGLVGLPLSALDVLPRQISGGQRQRVAIARALALEPDVVVADEPTSALDVSVRAQVLNLLTDLKDALGLGMVFISHDISTVRYVSDRMAVMLAGKIVETGPADQLFTHPRNDYTRTLLGAVPSLLQGEK; encoded by the coding sequence ATGAGTCCGGCCACCACCGACACCCCGGCGCAGGACGCGCCGGTGCTCGAACTCCGCGGCGTGCATGTCATCCACAAGACCCGGACGGGTGGGCTGTTCCGGCCCGGCACGGTGCACGCCGTCAACGATGTCGACTTCACCATCTCCCGCGGCGAGACCGTCGGCATCGTGGGGGAGTCGGGCTCCGGCAAGTCGACCCTGGCCCGCGTGCTCGTGGGTCTGCAGAAGCCGACCAGGGGCGAGGTCTTCTTCCGCGGCCGGCCCCTGCACTACGGGGCGGCCACCCGGCGCGAACTCGGTCGGGCCGTGTCCGTTGTCTTCCAGGATCCGGCGACGGCGCTCAACCCCCGGATGGTCGTCCGCGACCAGCTGCTGGATCCGCTCCGCGTCCATGGCATCGGGACCGAATCCGAACGGGACAAACGCGTCCGCAGGCTGCTCGGGCTGGTGGGCCTGCCGCTGTCCGCGCTCGACGTGTTGCCGCGCCAGATCTCCGGTGGTCAGCGCCAGCGCGTCGCGATCGCGCGGGCTCTGGCCCTCGAACCCGATGTCGTCGTGGCCGACGAGCCGACCTCGGCTCTGGACGTCTCCGTCCGCGCCCAGGTGCTGAACCTGCTGACCGACCTCAAGGATGCTCTCGGGCTCGGCATGGTGTTCATCAGCCATGACATCTCCACGGTCCGCTATGTCTCCGACCGGATGGCCGTCATGTTGGCGGGGAAGATCGTCGAAACCGGGCCCGCGGATCAGCTCTTCACCCATCCCCGGAACGACTACACGCGCACCCTGCTCGGCGCCGTTCCCTCTCTTCTGCAAGGAGAAAAATGA